A stretch of the Malus sylvestris chromosome 10, drMalSylv7.2, whole genome shotgun sequence genome encodes the following:
- the LOC126584918 gene encoding auxin-responsive protein SAUR21-like, whose amino-acid sequence MRLSLPLFIQASEYSQLFSSSFSNKLAPDISPERHKIMGFRRPSVTHAKKILRRSFSNSSRGGSHNLADVPKGYLAVYVGESERQRFVIPVSYLNQLSFQDLLSEAEQEFGFDHPMGGLTIPCRQDTFIDIISQL is encoded by the coding sequence ATGAGACTTTCATTGCCATTATTCATTCAAGCCTCTGAATATTCTCaactcttctcttcttctttctccaatAAACTTGCACCGGACATTTCTCCAGAAAGACATAAAATCATGGGTTTCCGTCGTCCAAGTGTAACTCATGCAAAGAAAATTCTTCGGCGGTCTTTTTCAAATTCAAGTCGAGGTGGTTCACATAATTTAGCAGATGTCCCAAAAGGTTATTTAGCGGTTTATGTTGGGGAGAGCGAGAGACAGCGGTTTGTCATTCCTGTATCATACCTCAACCAACTTTCATTCCAAGACTTGCTAAGTGAGGCTGAACAAGAATTTGGATTTGATCATCCAATGGGTGGTCTAACAATTCCCTGCAGACAAGATACCTTCATTGATATTATTTCTCAGTTATGA